One window of Globicephala melas chromosome 5, mGloMel1.2, whole genome shotgun sequence genomic DNA carries:
- the PLK4 gene encoding serine/threonine-protein kinase PLK4 isoform X2, which yields MATCIGEKIEDFKVGNLLGKGSFAGVYRAESIHTGLEVAIKMIDKKAMYKAGMVQRVQNEVKIHCQLKHPSILELYNYFEDNNYVYLVLEMCHNGEMNRYIKNRRKPFSENEARHFMHQIITGMLYLHSHGILHRDLTLSNLLLTRNMNIKIADFGLATQLKMPHEKHYTLCGTPNYISPEIATRSAHGLESDIWSLGCMFYTLLIGRPPFDTDTIKNTLNKVVLADYEMPTFLSREAKDLIHQLLRRNPADRLSLSSVLDHPFMSRNSSTKSKDLGTVEDSIDSGHATISTAITASSSTSMSGSLFDRRRLLIDQPLPNKMTIFPKNKNSSDFSSSGDGSSLYTQWGNQEQETSNSGRGRAIQEAEERPHSRYLRRAHSSDRSGISNSQSRAKTYPMERCYSAEMLPKSKRSGVDEDEERYSSTNSNANILHFFKEKTSNGSGSFERPDNNQALSNHLCPKNGKTPFPFPDQTAQTEMVQQWFGNLQINDPSSEQSKTRGVEPPLGYQKHTLRSITSPLTAYRLKPIRQKTKKAVVSILDSEEVCVELLKEYASQEYVKEVLHISSDGNMITIYYPNDGRGFPLADRPPSPTDNISRYSFDNLPEKYWRKYQYASRFVQLVRSKSPKITYFTRYAKCVLMENSPGADFEVWFYDGAKIHKTEDLIQVIEKTGKSYTLKGESEVNSLKEEIKMYMNHANEGHRICLALESIISEEEKKSGSAPFFPIIVGRKPSSTSSPKALTPPPSVDPNYPMRETPSLNRMIINSAASPKQAPILNPSMVTNEGLGLAGAASGTNSSPSSLKDCLPKSAQLFKSVFVKNVGWATQLTSGAVWVQFNDGSQLVVQAGVSSISYTSPDGQTTRYGENEKLPEYIRQKLQCLSSILLMFSNSTPSLH from the exons ATGGCGACCTGCATCGGGGAGAAGATCGAG gaTTTTAAAGTTGGAAATCTGCTTGGTAAAGGATCATTTGCTGGTGTCTATAGAGCTGAGTCCATTCACACTGGTTTGGAAGTTGCAATCAAAATG ATAGATAAGAAAGCCATGTACAAAGCTGGAATGGTACAGAGAGTCCAAAATGAGGTGAAAATACATTGCCAATTGAAACATCCTTCTATCTTGGAG CTGTATAACTATTTTGAAGATAACAATTATGTGTACCTAGTATTAGAAATGTGCCATAATGGAGAGATGAACAGGtatataaaaaacagaagaaaaccatTCTCAGAAAATGAAG CTCGACACTTCATGCACCAGATCATCACAGGAATGCTGTATCTCCATTCTCATGGTATATTACACCGGGACCTCACACTTTCTAACCTCTTACTTACGCGTAATATGAACATCAAGATCGCTGATTTTGGGCTGGCCACTCAATTGAAAATGCCACACGAAAAGCACTATACTTTATGTGGAACTCCTAATTACATTTCCCCAGAAATTGCAACTCGAAGTGCACATGGACTTGAATCTGATATTTGGTCCTTGGGCTGTATGTTTTATACGTTACTTATTGGAAGACCACCTTTTGACACTGACACCATCAAGAACACgttaaataaagttgtattggcAGATTATGAAATGCCAACTTTTTTGTCAAGAGAAGCCAAGGACCTTATTCACCAGTTACTTCGTAGAAATCCAGCAGATCGTTTAAGTCTGTCTTCAGTATTAGACCATCCTTTTATGTCCCGAAATTCTTCAACAAAAAGTAAAGATTTAGGAACTGTAGAAGACTCTATTGATAGTGGACATGCCACAATTTCTACTGCAATTACGGCTTCTTCCAGTACCAGTATGAGTGGTAGTTTATTTGACAGAAGAAGACTTTTGATTGACCAGCCACTCCCAAATAAAATGACTATAtttccaaagaataaaaattcaagtgatttttcttcttcaggagATGGAAGCAGCCTTTATACTCAGTGGGGAAATCAAGAACAAGAAACCAGTAATAGTGGAAGGGGAAGAGCAATccaagaggcagaagaaaggcCACATTCTCGATACCTTCGTAGAGCCCATTCCTCTGATAGATCTGGCATCTCTAATAGTCAGTCGCGAGCGAAAACGTATCCAATGGAACGATGTTACTCAGCAGAAATGCTTCCAAAATCCAAAAGATCAGGAGTAGATGAAGATGAAGAAAGATACTCATCCACAAACAGCAATGCTAATATTCTTcacttctttaaagaaaagacaTCCAATGGTTCTGGATCTTTTGAAAGACCTGATAACAATCAAGCACT ctCCAATCATCTTTgtccaaaaaatggaaaaactccttttccatttccagaCCAGACAGCTCAGACTGAAATGGTGCAACAGTGGTTTGGGAATCTGCAAATAAATG ATCCTTCTTCCGAACAAAGCAAGACGAGGGGTGTGGAGCCACCATTGGGGTATCAGAAACATACATTACGAAGCATTACATCTCCTTTGACTGCTTACAGGTTAAAACCAATCAGACAGAAAACGAAGAAGGCTGTG gtgagcATACTTGATTCAGAGGAGGTATGTGTGGAGCTTCTAAAGGAGTATGCATCTCAAGAATATGTGAAAGAAGTTCTTCATATATCTAGTGATGGAAATATG ATCACTATTTATTATCCAAATGACGGAAGAGGTTTTCCTCTTGCAGATAGACCGCCCTCACCTACTGACAACATCAGTAGGTACAGTTTTGACAATTTACCAG AAAAGTACTGGCGAAAATATCAATATGCTTCCAGATTTGTGCAGCTTGTAAGATCTAAATCTCCCAAAATCACTTATTTTACAAGATATGCTAAATGTGTTTTGATGGAGAATTCCCCTGGTGCTGATTTTGAGGTTTGGTTTTATGATG GAGCAAAGATACACAAAACAGAAGATTTAATTCAGGTGATCGAAAAGACTGGCAAATCTTACACCTTAAAAGGTGAAAGTGAAGTTAATAgcttgaaagaggaaataaaaatgtatatgaacCATGCTAATGAG GGCCACCGTATTTGTTTAGCACTGGAATCCATAatttcagaagaggaaaagaaaagtggaAGTGCTCCCTTTTTCCCAATAATTGTAGGAAg AAAACCTAGTAGTACTAGTTCACCTAAGGCCTTAACACCTCCTCCTTCTGTGGATCCAAACTACCCAATGAGAGAGACACCATCTCTGAATAGAATGATCATAAATAGTGCAGCTTCTCCAAAACAGGCACCAATACTTAATCCTTCT atggtTACAAATGAAGGACTTGGCCTTGCAGGTGCAGCTTCTGGAACTAACAGCTCTCCTAGTAGTCTAAAAGATTGTCTCCCTAAATCAGCACAACTTTTCAAGTctgtttttgtgaaaaatgtcggTTGGGCTACACAG
- the PLK4 gene encoding serine/threonine-protein kinase PLK4 isoform X1, whose translation MATCIGEKIEDFKVGNLLGKGSFAGVYRAESIHTGLEVAIKMIDKKAMYKAGMVQRVQNEVKIHCQLKHPSILELYNYFEDNNYVYLVLEMCHNGEMNRYIKNRRKPFSENEARHFMHQIITGMLYLHSHGILHRDLTLSNLLLTRNMNIKIADFGLATQLKMPHEKHYTLCGTPNYISPEIATRSAHGLESDIWSLGCMFYTLLIGRPPFDTDTIKNTLNKVVLADYEMPTFLSREAKDLIHQLLRRNPADRLSLSSVLDHPFMSRNSSTKSKDLGTVEDSIDSGHATISTAITASSSTSMSGSLFDRRRLLIDQPLPNKMTIFPKNKNSSDFSSSGDGSSLYTQWGNQEQETSNSGRGRAIQEAEERPHSRYLRRAHSSDRSGISNSQSRAKTYPMERCYSAEMLPKSKRSGVDEDEERYSSTNSNANILHFFKEKTSNGSGSFERPDNNQALSNHLCPKNGKTPFPFPDQTAQTEMVQQWFGNLQINAHLRETTECNSISPNRDFQGHPDLQDTTRNAWTDIRAKKSPDASDNAHSAKQLNTMKYMTAFHSKPEIIQQESIFGLDPSSEQSKTRGVEPPLGYQKHTLRSITSPLTAYRLKPIRQKTKKAVVSILDSEEVCVELLKEYASQEYVKEVLHISSDGNMITIYYPNDGRGFPLADRPPSPTDNISRYSFDNLPEKYWRKYQYASRFVQLVRSKSPKITYFTRYAKCVLMENSPGADFEVWFYDGAKIHKTEDLIQVIEKTGKSYTLKGESEVNSLKEEIKMYMNHANEGHRICLALESIISEEEKKSGSAPFFPIIVGRKPSSTSSPKALTPPPSVDPNYPMRETPSLNRMIINSAASPKQAPILNPSMVTNEGLGLAGAASGTNSSPSSLKDCLPKSAQLFKSVFVKNVGWATQLTSGAVWVQFNDGSQLVVQAGVSSISYTSPDGQTTRYGENEKLPEYIRQKLQCLSSILLMFSNSTPSLH comes from the exons ATGGCGACCTGCATCGGGGAGAAGATCGAG gaTTTTAAAGTTGGAAATCTGCTTGGTAAAGGATCATTTGCTGGTGTCTATAGAGCTGAGTCCATTCACACTGGTTTGGAAGTTGCAATCAAAATG ATAGATAAGAAAGCCATGTACAAAGCTGGAATGGTACAGAGAGTCCAAAATGAGGTGAAAATACATTGCCAATTGAAACATCCTTCTATCTTGGAG CTGTATAACTATTTTGAAGATAACAATTATGTGTACCTAGTATTAGAAATGTGCCATAATGGAGAGATGAACAGGtatataaaaaacagaagaaaaccatTCTCAGAAAATGAAG CTCGACACTTCATGCACCAGATCATCACAGGAATGCTGTATCTCCATTCTCATGGTATATTACACCGGGACCTCACACTTTCTAACCTCTTACTTACGCGTAATATGAACATCAAGATCGCTGATTTTGGGCTGGCCACTCAATTGAAAATGCCACACGAAAAGCACTATACTTTATGTGGAACTCCTAATTACATTTCCCCAGAAATTGCAACTCGAAGTGCACATGGACTTGAATCTGATATTTGGTCCTTGGGCTGTATGTTTTATACGTTACTTATTGGAAGACCACCTTTTGACACTGACACCATCAAGAACACgttaaataaagttgtattggcAGATTATGAAATGCCAACTTTTTTGTCAAGAGAAGCCAAGGACCTTATTCACCAGTTACTTCGTAGAAATCCAGCAGATCGTTTAAGTCTGTCTTCAGTATTAGACCATCCTTTTATGTCCCGAAATTCTTCAACAAAAAGTAAAGATTTAGGAACTGTAGAAGACTCTATTGATAGTGGACATGCCACAATTTCTACTGCAATTACGGCTTCTTCCAGTACCAGTATGAGTGGTAGTTTATTTGACAGAAGAAGACTTTTGATTGACCAGCCACTCCCAAATAAAATGACTATAtttccaaagaataaaaattcaagtgatttttcttcttcaggagATGGAAGCAGCCTTTATACTCAGTGGGGAAATCAAGAACAAGAAACCAGTAATAGTGGAAGGGGAAGAGCAATccaagaggcagaagaaaggcCACATTCTCGATACCTTCGTAGAGCCCATTCCTCTGATAGATCTGGCATCTCTAATAGTCAGTCGCGAGCGAAAACGTATCCAATGGAACGATGTTACTCAGCAGAAATGCTTCCAAAATCCAAAAGATCAGGAGTAGATGAAGATGAAGAAAGATACTCATCCACAAACAGCAATGCTAATATTCTTcacttctttaaagaaaagacaTCCAATGGTTCTGGATCTTTTGAAAGACCTGATAACAATCAAGCACT ctCCAATCATCTTTgtccaaaaaatggaaaaactccttttccatttccagaCCAGACAGCTCAGACTGAAATGGTGCAACAGTGGTTTGGGAATCTGCAAATAAATG CTCATTTAAGAGAAACTACTGAGTGCAACAGCATTAGCCCAAACAGAGATTTCCAGGGCCATCCAGATTTGCAGGACACAACAAGAAATGCCTGGACTGATATAAGAGCCAAAAAGAGCCCTGATGCTTCTGATAATGCGCATTCTGCAAAACAGTTGAATACCATGAAATACATGACTGCATTTCACAGTAAACCTGAGATAATTCAACAAGAATCTATTTTTGGCTTAGATCCTTCTTCCGAACAAAGCAAGACGAGGGGTGTGGAGCCACCATTGGGGTATCAGAAACATACATTACGAAGCATTACATCTCCTTTGACTGCTTACAGGTTAAAACCAATCAGACAGAAAACGAAGAAGGCTGTG gtgagcATACTTGATTCAGAGGAGGTATGTGTGGAGCTTCTAAAGGAGTATGCATCTCAAGAATATGTGAAAGAAGTTCTTCATATATCTAGTGATGGAAATATG ATCACTATTTATTATCCAAATGACGGAAGAGGTTTTCCTCTTGCAGATAGACCGCCCTCACCTACTGACAACATCAGTAGGTACAGTTTTGACAATTTACCAG AAAAGTACTGGCGAAAATATCAATATGCTTCCAGATTTGTGCAGCTTGTAAGATCTAAATCTCCCAAAATCACTTATTTTACAAGATATGCTAAATGTGTTTTGATGGAGAATTCCCCTGGTGCTGATTTTGAGGTTTGGTTTTATGATG GAGCAAAGATACACAAAACAGAAGATTTAATTCAGGTGATCGAAAAGACTGGCAAATCTTACACCTTAAAAGGTGAAAGTGAAGTTAATAgcttgaaagaggaaataaaaatgtatatgaacCATGCTAATGAG GGCCACCGTATTTGTTTAGCACTGGAATCCATAatttcagaagaggaaaagaaaagtggaAGTGCTCCCTTTTTCCCAATAATTGTAGGAAg AAAACCTAGTAGTACTAGTTCACCTAAGGCCTTAACACCTCCTCCTTCTGTGGATCCAAACTACCCAATGAGAGAGACACCATCTCTGAATAGAATGATCATAAATAGTGCAGCTTCTCCAAAACAGGCACCAATACTTAATCCTTCT atggtTACAAATGAAGGACTTGGCCTTGCAGGTGCAGCTTCTGGAACTAACAGCTCTCCTAGTAGTCTAAAAGATTGTCTCCCTAAATCAGCACAACTTTTCAAGTctgtttttgtgaaaaatgtcggTTGGGCTACACAG